One window of Rasiella rasia genomic DNA carries:
- a CDS encoding head GIN domain-containing protein, which yields MKKIINYSLAITFCLIGATEMQAQWKKNKIKGSGNLTKTTQTTADYDEVKVVGSLTVNLVSGNEGSITISADDNLHEYVEVESNGGVLKVKMQKGISYSSKNDIVVTVPFESLTNVSLTGSGDVTSSAPIKGSNLDINVTGSGDMILAIDGTNVDAKITGSGDMRLSGSTNNLSVKVTGSGDFEGYNLNAVNTEVYVSGSGDADVSAQNELTARVSGSGDVRYKGNPGKKDTKVMGSGTIRSN from the coding sequence ATGAAAAAAATCATCAATTATTCCCTAGCAATTACATTCTGTTTAATTGGAGCTACTGAAATGCAGGCCCAATGGAAGAAAAACAAAATAAAAGGAAGCGGAAACCTTACTAAAACTACGCAAACAACAGCCGATTATGATGAGGTGAAGGTAGTAGGCTCTTTAACCGTAAACCTTGTATCGGGCAACGAAGGATCTATTACCATTTCGGCAGACGATAACTTACATGAATATGTAGAAGTTGAAAGCAACGGCGGTGTTTTAAAAGTAAAAATGCAAAAAGGTATTAGCTATTCATCAAAAAACGACATTGTAGTAACGGTCCCTTTTGAGAGTCTCACTAATGTTTCACTTACGGGTTCTGGTGATGTAACAAGTAGTGCGCCTATAAAAGGAAGTAACTTAGATATTAATGTTACCGGAAGCGGTGATATGATTCTCGCCATAGACGGTACTAATGTTGATGCAAAAATTACAGGAAGTGGTGACATGCGATTATCTGGATCAACCAACAACCTATCTGTTAAGGTGACGGGAAGCGGAGATTTTGAAGGATACAATCTGAATGCTGTAAACACAGAGGTTTATGTTTCTGGCTCTGGAGATGCTGATGTAAGTGCTCAAAATGAGCTCACAGCACGTGTTAGTGGCTCTGGAGATGTTCGATACAAAGGAAATCCAGGAAAGAAAGACACCAAGGTTATGGGTTCAGGCACAATTAGATCTAATTAG